Proteins encoded within one genomic window of Equus caballus isolate H_3958 breed thoroughbred chromosome 20, TB-T2T, whole genome shotgun sequence:
- the MRPS18B gene encoding small ribosomal subunit protein mS40: MAASVLNTLLRRLPSLSPFRGAYGVQVPCQTLCTEAPPEEESLPPVPISPYQNEPWKYLDSEEYQNRYGSRPVWADYRRNHKGGIPPQRTRKTCIRGNKVAGNPCPICRDHKLHVDFRNVKLLEQFVCAHTGIIFHAPYTGVCMKQHKKLTEAIQKARDHGLLSYHVPLVEPRDLDFSTSHGAVSATPPAPTLVSGDPWYPWYSWKQPPERELSRLRRLYQGRLREESGPPPESMPEVPLTTPAEGSSTEQAGPQRAL; this comes from the exons ATGGCGGCCTCCGTATTGAATACGCTGCTGAGGCGCCTCCCTAGCCTTTCGCCCTTCAGAGGTGCCTACGGAGTTCAG GTTCCCTGCCAGACTCTTTGCACTGAAGCCCCCCCTGAGGAAGAGTCTTTGCCTCCAGTTCCTATTTCCCCTTATCAGAATGAACCCTGGAAATACCTGGACTCAGAAG AATACCAGAATCGCTATGGGTCTCGCCCAGTCTGGGCTGACTACCGTCGCAACCACAAaggtgggataccgccacagcggACTCGAAAGACATGTATT CGTGGAAATAAAGTTGCTGGGAATCCCTGCCCTATCTGCCGGGATCACAAGCTGCATGTCGACTTTAGG AACGTGAAGCTCTTGGAACAGTTTGTCTGCGCCCACACGGGCATCATCTTCCATGCTCCATACACAG GGGTCTGTATGAAGCAGCACAAGAAGTTGACCGAAGCCATCCAGAAAGCCAGGGATCATG GTCTCCTCAGTTACCACGTTCCCCTGGTTGAACCGCGGGACCTTGACTTCAGTACCTCTCATGGAGCTGTGAGTGCTACtccaccagcccccaccctggtTTCAGGTGACCCCTGGTACCCGTGGTACAGCTGGAAACAGCCACCAGAGAGAGAGCTGTCCCGCCTTCGCCGGCTCTATCAGGGCCGTCTCCGAGAAGAGAGTGGCCCCCCACCTGAATCAATGCCCGAGGTTCCCCTCACAACCCCAGCTGAAGGCTCCTCCACTGAGCAGGCAGGCCCCCAGAGGGCTCTATAG
- the PPP1R10 gene encoding serine/threonine-protein phosphatase 1 regulatory subunit 10 yields the protein MGSGPIDPKELLKGLDSFLNRDGEVKSVDGIAKIFSLMKEARKMVSRCTYLNILLQTRSPEILVKFIDVGGYKLLNNWLTYSKTTNNIPLLQQILLTLQHLPLTVDHLKQNNTAKLVKQLSKSSEDEELRKLASVLVSDWMAVIRSQSSTQPAEKDKKKRKEEGKSRTTPPERPLTEVKAETRTEEAPEKKKEKPKSLRTTAPSHAKFRSTGLELETPSLVPVKKNASAVVVSDKYNLKPIPLKRQSSTASPGDAAPPAEKKYKPLNTTPNATKEIKVKIIPPQPMEGLGFLDALNSAPVPGIKIKKKKKVLSPTAAKPSPFEGKTSIEPSTAKPSSPEPAPPSEAMDTDRPGTPVPPVEVPELMDTASLEPGALDAKPVESPGDPSQLTRKGRKRKSVTWPEEGKLREYFYFELDETERVNVNKIKDFGEAAKREILSDRHAFETARRLSHDNMEEKVPWVCPRPLVLPSPLVTPGSNSQERYIQAEREKGILQELFLNKESPHEPDPEPYEPIPPKLIPLDEECSMDETPYAEALEPGGAGGSPDGAGGSKLPPVLANLMGSMGAGKSPQGPGGGGINVQEILTSIMGSPNSHPSEELLKQPDYSDKIKQMLVPHGLLGPGPIANGFPPGGPGGPKGMQHFPPGPGGPMPGPHGGPGGPGGPVGPRLLGPPPPPRGGDPFWDGPGDPMRGGPMRGGPGPGPGPYHRGRGGRGGNEPPPPPPFRGARGGRSGGGPPNGRGGPGGGMVGGGGHRPHEGPGGGMSGSSGHRPHEGPGSGMGGGHRPHEGPGSSMGGGGGHRPHEGPGGGMGSGSGHRPHEGPGSGMGGGSGHRPHEGPGGGMGAGGGHRPHEGPGGSMGGSGGHRPHEGPGHGGPHGHRPHDVPGHRGHDHRGPPPHEHRGHDGPGHGGGGHRGHDGGHSHGGDMSNRPVCRHFMMKGNCRYENNCAFYHPGVNGPPLP from the exons ATGGGTTCGGGTCCCATAGACCCCAAAGAGCTTCTCAAGGGCCTGGATAGCTTCCTTAACCGAGATGGGGAAGTCAAGAGTGTGGATGGGATTGCCAAGATCTTCAG TCTCATGAAGGAAGCACGAAAGATGGTGAGTCGATGCACTTACTTGAACATTCTCCTGCAGACCCGTTCACCAGAAATATTGGTCAA GTTTATTGACGTTGGTGGTTACAAGCTTCTTAACAATTGGCTGACATATTCAAAGACAACCAACAACATTCCCCTCTTGCAGCAAATTCTACTGACCCTGCAGCACCTACCGCTCACTGTGGACCATCTCAAACAG AACAACACAGCCAAACTGGTGAAGCAACTGAGCAAGTCAAGTGAAGATGAAG AGCTCCGGAAATTGGCCTCAGTCCTTGTCAGTGACTGGATGGCTGTCATCCGCTCCCAGAGCAGTACTCAGCCTGCTG agaaagataagaagaaacgtaaggaagaaggaaagagtcGAACCACCCCTCCTGAGCGACCCTTGACTGAGGTGAAGGCTGAAACCCGGACTGAGGAGGCcccagagaagaagaaggagaagccCAAGTCTCTTCGGACCACGGCACCCAGTCACGCCAAGTTCCGTTCCACCG GCCTGGAGCTGGAAACCCCATCTTTGGTGCCTGTGAAGAAGAACGCCAGTGCAGTGGTGGTCTCTGACAAGTATAACCTTAAACCCATCCCCCTCAAGCGCCAGAG CTCCACAGCTTCTCCAGGAGATGCTGCCCCCCCTGCAGAGAAGAAATACAAGCCACTCAACACAACACCCAATGCCACCAAAGAGATCAAAGTGAAGATCATCCCACCACAGC CTATGGAGGGCCTGGGCTTTCTGGATGCACTCAATTCAGCCCCTGTTCCTGGGATCAaaattaagaagaagaagaaggtgcTGTCACCTACAGCTGCCAAG CCAAGCCCATTTGAAGGGAAAACGAGCATAGAACCAAGCACAGCCAAACCTTCTTCCCCAGAACCAGCACCTCCTTCTGAGGCCATGGACACAGACCGTCCAGGGACCCCAGTTCCCCCTGTTGAAGTCCCAGAGCTCATGGATACAG CCTCTTTGGAGCCAGGAGCTCTGGATGCAAAGCCAGTGGAGAGTCCTGGAGATCCCAGCCAGCTGACCCGGAaaggcaggaagaggaaaagtGTGACGTGGCCTGAGGAGGGCAAACTGAGagaatatttctattttgaaCTGGATGAAACTGAACGAG TAAATGTGAATAAGATCAAGGACTTTGGCGAGGCAGCTAAGCGAGAGATATTGTCAGACCGACATGCATTTGAGACAGCCCGGCGTCTGAGCCATGACAACATGGAGGAGAAGGTGCCCTGGGTGTGCCCCCGGCCCCTGGTTCTGCCTTCGCCTCTTGTCACGCCTGGAAGCAACAGCCAGGAGCGATACATCCAGGCTGAGCGGGAGAAAGGAATCCTTCAGGAGCTATTCCTGAACAAGGAAAG TCCTCACGAGCCTGATCCTGAGCCCTATGAACCTATACCCCCGAAACTCATCCCCCTAGACGAG GAGTGTTCCATGGATGAGACCCCATATGCGgaggccctggagcctgggggcGCTGGAGGCTCACCTGATGGGGCAGGTGGCTCCAAGTTGCCTCCTGTTCTGGCCAATCTTATGGGAAGCATGGGTGCTGGGAAGAGCCCCCAgggtcctggaggaggaggcatcaaTGTCCAGGAGATCCTCACCTCCATCATG GGTAGCCCAAATAGTCATCCCTCAGAGGAACTGCTGAAGCAACCAGACTATTCGGACAAGATCAAGCAGATGCTGG TGCCACATGGACTCTTAGGCCCTGGTCCAATAGCCAATGGTTTCCCACCAGGAGGTCCTGGGGGCCCCAAGGGCATGCAGCACTTCCCCCCTGGACCTGGGGGACCTATGCCAG GTCCCCATGGAGGCCCTGGGGGCCCTGGTGGGCCAGTGGGTCCACGTCTCCTCggtcccccaccccctccccgggGGGGCGATCCCTTTTGGGATGGCCCAGGTGACCCCATGCGGGGTGGCCCTATGCGGGGGGGTCCAGGACCAGGTCCTGGACCATATCATAGAGGCCGTGGTGGCCGAGGCGGAAATgaacctcctcctcctcctccattccGAGGGGCCAGAGGAGGTCGCTCTGGAGGAGGACCCCCAAATGGACGAGGGGGCCCTGGTGGGGGCATGGTTGGAGGTGGTGGACATCGTCCTCATGAAGGCCCTGGTGGAGGCATGAGCGGCAGCAGTGGACATCGTCCTCATGAAGGCCCTGGAAGTGGCATGGGTGGTGGACATCGCCCCCACGAAGGCCCTGGCAGTAGcatgggtggaggtgggggacaTCGTCCCCACGAAGGCCCTGGCGGCGGCATGGGCAGTGGCAGTGGCCATCGTCCTCATGAAGGCCCTGGCAGTGGCATGGGTGGAGGCAGTGGACATCGCCCCCATGAAGGCCCTGGCGGAGGAATGGGTGCTGGTGGTGGACATCGCCCCCATGAAGGCCCTGGCGGGAGTATGGGTGGAAGTGGTGGACATCGCCCCCATGAAGGTCCTGGACATGGGGGGCCCCATGGCCACCGGCCTCATGATGTCCCTGGTCACCGAGGCCACGACCATCGAGGGCCACCCCCTCATGAACACCGTGGCCATGATGGCCCTGGCCATGGAGGAGGGGGCCACCGAGGGCACGATGGAGGCCACAGCCATGGAGGAG ACATGTCAAACCGCCCTGTTTGCCGACATTTCATGATGAAGGGCAACTGCCGCTATGAGAACAACTGTGCCTTCTACCACCCGGGTGTCAATGGGCCCCCCCTGCCCTAG